aactataaataaattctgAATACCATGTGAGATTCCATAGCAAGTATGGAAAAATTTTGGAGGGTTCTCCTCCCTCCCCTGCCCCTTAAAAGATCTGCCCATGAATAGAACCAAATATCTTCAAGTGTCAAGCATTTTGCTTCTTTCCATGTTAGACCTCATAAGCTGTCCTTTCTTTGACAGCTTGGGTTGGAAATAGATTAAGCAAGTAAACTGTTACTGCCACAGCTTTTGCCTGAAACTTCTTCAATAGGCCTTTTTCATCTAAGATGATTTTCCCTGCTGCTTCAACAATTGTTCTATTTTTGCACTTTGTGatcccattttgttggtgaGGGCAGCAGGCTGTTGCCTTTAGATGCCATCATTGCTGTAAAACATTCTGAATGATCTTTTAATCTGTTAATTCTTCTCCAGAAGATTGAACTGGATTCATGTTGGAAGAGCCTTTTCCTATTTCTTGGACTGAGTTTGATGAATTCTCGGTAAATTCTCAAAATCTTGATGAAGCATCTGCAATTTGATTGTCACAACTTTGCTTGTTCCATAGTATTGCTCTTGAAGCATATATCATGGTTCCTTAGCAGTAGCAACACCCATGAGTCATGGCGATATTGCATCATCCGAAGCTTTTTGCATAATGAATATAGCTTTGGCATCCTTCTTTTCCGTTTCCTTCGACATGTTTATCTGAGCTCCAATCAATCTGGGAGTTTACTCTGGGTAACAGGTTCATATCTATTTTCTACTAAGTCCCACAAATGATGCAACTTAACAAGGTTCTCATCATCACGCACCaaaattgatttgaatttttttttttttgggggggttgGGGGGTGTCGGGAGGGGATTGCGGGAGGCTTGCCTGCCAAGTTCTTGTTTCCATATTTGGACCCACTGATGAAAGAATAGACCTGGCTTTGCTCCCACAAACTGTTGTAATAGAGTATAATGGTTTGATGTACCTTTAATCTGCATTGCAGGGTTGGTAGAACTGCTCGCTTGGGTGAAAGGGGTGAATCATTGTTATTTCTGCAACCAGTTGAAATAGATTATTTGCAAGACCTACAGAAACACGGCGTGTCACTAACGGAGTATCCCCTTTTGAAAGTGTTGGATAGTTTTCCATTGTATGGTCAGAAGCACACTATCAAGAAGTTTGTTGCATTTGAGATGCATCCCTGGGTGCTCGCTTTGCAGAAGGCACTTGAATCTTTGGTCCTGGCAGAGGTATGATTTTTCTGTATTGATCTTGTTTGCCTATTTTACAGTTTATTAGATACCTTTAAATAATCAATCCGAGTCATTGTCAGTTAAGAGATATTCCTGTTATGTAGCGTGTTCATGCTTGAATAGTGTTTGCTGATTTAAGGAGTCCTGAGCAGGGGAAGTATCTGGACTTCCCCATTATGGATAGTATAatttcaatcttttttttttttggtcgagtaaaatgattttttagtCATTTTGTTAGTATAACTTCATTTGTTTAGTTAATTCATTAGATCAAAATTTTTGGAtccatggaaaaaaaatttaaattttatgttctCCAAGTTCATGCTTTGCCCATTTTTATGTCAGCCACATATGAGGAAGTCGGCCAAGGCGGCATTTTGTTCTTGGGTCCGTGCATACACTGCCCATCGTGGTGAGCTGAAGAGGATTTTTATGGTGAAAAAACTTCACCTGGGGCATGTTGCCAGAAGTTTTGCATTAAAAGAACAACCCTCATTGGTTGGCAAATCATTTCAAAAGCAtgcaaagaagaggaagagggtTCAAACAAAGAGTGGGGATGGTAGTAACTCGAGAATTCAGATGACACAGTAGGTACTCACCATCAAATCCAGAGGACTGCACATATTTCAGGTTCTCACGCCATACAACACCGGTTTTGTATCTCAACATGTTACAGGCCTATCTGCAAATTTTCTGCCTTGTAGGGATCCAGTTTTCTTCATATTGGATTGAATCCGAACGGTCGGGCAATGTAATTTTGACTCTGAATTTTTGTGATTCAGATTATGATTAAATGCTCATGGGAATATACTGTGAAATTTTGTACCCTCAATGGCGGCGGTTTAGTGGGTACTGTACTCCATCAACTTATACTCTGGCAGTGAGGTTAAATGGAGGATATTTAACACATGGTTTGTTTTTcaaacctttttcttttcataaataGGGAGTTTTGGATCCAATTTGGATAGAAAAAGAATTACcatatataacacaaaatttttcTGCCGATTCTTCCTAGTCGAGCCTCTCCCGAATAATCTGATTTTTCCTCCACGGCGATAGGGAGCTAAAAGATCTACTACTTCAATTCCTATTTCAAAAATAGATAATTTTGTATCTAACTGTATAAAGGCGGGTGTAGATCTATGAACAGGAGATGCAAGAGCTAGTCATTCTCACGTGCCCAGCCTTACAGGAAGAAGCTAGCCCTTAACAAACCATGTAGCCCTGCCTTGTATCGTATCTGGTTGTGTTGGATGATTGGATTTAGGCTCttctattaaatatttataatttaaaatccaCCTATTTGAGAGAGCTCCTTTCTTTCTATTCAAATTAGGGATTGATATTTGTTacagattaaataaaaaaattatggaactCCATTAgtaggggagagagaggaagacaTCGATTTTGCACTTGCGTAATGGAACTGTCTGCGGCAGCAGCAGCTTAGAAGTAGTAAGGTTAAATGTTTTGGAATTGgaaacatataaataataatgaagaGGAGGAGAGTTagattgtatgtatatatgtgtgtgagaTTTTTCAGTAAATAGTGGTGGGGGTATTCATGAAGATGGGTATGTATttgctgaatttttgaaagctaagggcctgttctctttcccgttttcgggccgttttctattttcagtttttgaaaacattgaaaatgcgttctctttatcatttttcaaaacgcgtttttaaaaacaactaaaaattttgttaaggaaactcaaaacaacaaaatgttgttttgggcgttttcagtgaaaatacactgaaaacacaaaacattttgaaaacgCGGAAAACAGCCCCCAACCCCCGCGCGCGCGCAGGCACACGCAGACCCACttccccccctttctctctctccctcccccccccatCTTCTCTCTGTTCTCGCTCTCCTCTTCTGGCCATCGACAGCCATAGCTACCGCCGCCGCCGACCTTCAACTCCACCGCCACCACAACCAGCGCCCCTCAACGCCACTGCGACCAGTACCGCAACCACCATCATCGACCTTCAACCCCATAgccgccaccgcgaccagcACCCCCCTCCGCCACCTTCAACCCCACAGCCAACGCCACCGCGACCAGCCCCCCTACCGCCATCGCGACCAGCCCCCCTCGCCACCGCGACAGTATCGCGACCAGCGCCCCTCACTGCCATAGCCACCGcgaccaccccccccccccccagaaaACCCTAGAACGAAGAAGATGAGATGAGTTGcggctgatttgattttttgttttgttatttaatttttttattttatttatttattaaactgaatatgtgatatattttatttgtattaatttttttaaatgatatttataaggttgttgatttttttttattttatttgaattttattttatagtttaaaattttgaatcaaatttataatttattaaataaaatatcataataacaaaaaaaaaatcatttttaaaatttcaaagtaaacgcgttttctagttttctattttgagaaataattttttagaatgacaaaaataacgtatttttaaaattttcaaaacagacactcaaaacacaaaactcaaaatgaattcaaaactcaaaacacaaaactcaaacacaaagagaacactaCCTAAAGTTCTGTTCTCTTTTGTTTGTCATTTTTATcccgttttgagtttttaattttttaaaataatattttattatttttaaaaataaaaaaatataaaataattttattattttagatgtTTTTAGCCAAAATTAGCTGAAAACACCAAAACGTGAAAATAATCACTCCCCCCCACCCCCAGAACccatcgtctctctctctcttctctcctttctcctctcttccttcCCAAGCTGTCGTCGATCGCGTCCGCCACCGCCATCGCCGCCGCCTCCAACGactcttcttttctccttcatccTCCATTGCCCGAGGCTTCATCAAGACAGGTCCTAGCAACCACATCGCCTACCAATTCGTCTCTCTATTTGGTAGTTCGTCATTAGGGTTAGGTTACAGTTTAGTTTTCAGCGAAGCGTTGTTGGCGCCGACGATTCTATTTGTGTCGGCAAGAGCCAACGGAATTTTTCTGCCGCTAATGAAGTCTCTGTGTGTTGCTTGTGGAAGCAACGCCAAGGATAGCACGGAGAACAAGTTGGGGGCATGGTTGATGCTGACTTGCTTCCAGACTTCGGTCATTTCGTCATCCATGTTCCTGATGGCCATGGCGGCAAACCTTTTGAGTGCCAATTTAGCTTATAGTGCAATAAAACAGACAATTGGGTGGATGGATTGGGCCAAGGCGCGAGATTGGTGTCGCTGATTGTGGTGCCATTGCTTATGTATTTGGTCTATCCTCCAACGGTGAAGAGTAGCCCTGATGCGCCAAACCTTGCGCGGGAGAAGTTGGAGAAGATGGGGCCGATGTCTCAAGAGTGAGATTATAATGCTTGCAACTCTTCTACTCACGGTACTGTCCCTTGAATTTGTTCTTACTAATTGCTTCTTCGTCTTTTTTATTTCCTTCCGGTATATTTCAGTTATTGTTTGCCAACGTTGTCTAGCagtgtgctttcttttgtttttgtttttgtttttaatctgTAAATCCTGAATTAGACGCGATATTGGTCATAAATAGTCTCATCTGtatgaaattaaatattcttATCTGTATGAAATTCCCACAAGTTGTGGATTGAAATTGTGTGTATGATGAAGCCTTGGGAAGATGAATTTTCTTTCTAGCCTTTAATGGAAAGTGTTCGGAAAtgatttattaatcaaatttattgttttattttaatagtaaaatttcattaaaaacagttaattttattatttaataattaaatttattaaataaaatatatattttttaaattttaaagtaaactcgtttttttaatttttattttaagaaataattttttaaaataataaaaaaacgtatttttaaaaatcttaaaataaacattcaaaatataaaattaaaaatgaatttaaaattaaaatacgaaAAACCCTACCTACCTCTTCAAATGACACGGTAGTGAATGCACTGGAACCACACCTAGTACTACTAGTAGATTTCAGGACTATCTTCTTTACAACaagatattttcttttcttggagAGGTAAATACCACAAAACATTTCTAATATACCAAGTAGTAGGCATCCAGCTTTCTATCATGTTCACATTAGACATTACCCATAGTCATGGCGTCCATCTTGATCTATACAGCCTCTGTACATGACGTTACCATACCACAATACTGTAAGAAAAAGGGATTACCTGGCCTGGTTCCCAAACTACTACTGCGTCCCCGCCCGCCGGCATTCATAAATTATCAAAGATTTGTCTTTTGTAAAGTTCATTCATAAATCATCCAGTGACAAAGCACCCATTGCTATGCTCAACCTGAAATAAAGAAAAGCCACATAGATGATCACAAGGCCAACTCCCAACACCTTACTAGGGCTCATGTCCTTTCGTGGCAACACGATGAGCGACCAAACAAGCGCTAGCACCAGAAACCCTATTGTAAAATACAAGCTCTGATCCTTCGGAATTACATATAATGCGGGTCTATTTGACCAGGCCCCAATCAGCATTGAGATCCCCAAACCAACAAGAGTATTGAACACAGGCCCTGCATAGCATCCGGACATGGCAATCTGCACCCCGTCTCTACCATTTGTTGCCAGCGCAAGATTAGATGTCAAGTCACCCATTGAGTTCCCCCACGCTAATACCGTTAATCCAAGGATCGATGGCGGGATGCCAAATATCAAGGCCAGTGTCGCCAGTAACGCAACGAGCTCAGTTGCAACAATGTAGAACCAAATAATACTCATAAAGAATCCACCAAGAACCCAAGGAAATAGGAACTTCTCAGGTGGATGCTCAGCTATGGTATATATGATCGCTAGAACTCCAAGTACACCACCAGCTGAAGCTCCAATAACATACGCAATCTCTCCGCTCTGAGTTCCCACACCATCCCGTGTGTTCCAAAGGAACGCCAAAAACATGGGTGCCAAAAAGGCACTGGCCACAGCATACCCTTTCGACCATCGCTCCTCATCAACAACTGGAATTGTCAGGCGTCTTGGAAGCGCCAAGGGCATTTCAAGCACCGCACATAACTTGGAACAAGGAGAGGATGGCGGATGATCATTCGGCGTCTCATCATCATTCCAACCCCAGAGAGGCTTTGGGCTCTCTTCTCTAACAGTCTCATTCGAATAAATTGCCACGTTTGCGGCCAATATCCAATGGGGCAGCCTAGTTTCATGAAGTGGCACATCCACCTCATTCTCAGCACCAAACTGAAGCAGTGAAGCATGAATAGAAGACTCATCCTCTACATTTCCAACCGATGGCGCACAGGATTTAACAGGAAGAAGCAACCGCGTAACTGGATTCAGTCCCAGCCCATGTGCATATTTCTTCAGAACCTCATTTGCAGCAACAAAGAAGGCATAGAgaacataaattgaaataaatgcaaCCGCGCCAGCAACACTCAGCTCACCCACaatcaaaataacaagaagGGAGAGCAGCGTAAAAAGCAAGAAACATACATCTGTGATGAAGCATCTCTTATTGATCCGAACCCTCTGTTCTGCCACGCAAAGAGAAACGGTCCCCACAACAACACAAGTAACGAATAAGGCTCCCCCCAACACACTGTTGAGGCCAACTTCCCCGGCATCAGTGCCCACAAAAGCTGCAATGCTGGCGAAAACATCCGGTGCCCCATTCCCAAGAGGAAGCAGTGTAACCCCTGCAACTGTAGGCGGCAGTTTCAAGAGGCTGGACAGCTTCTCAAGAGAGAAACAGAAGTAGTCAGCCGCGGTATTGCCAAGTAGATAGAACAGAGCAACTAACCAGATAGCCAGAACAACATAAGCAACGACACTGGTTTTCTCACAATCACAGTAAAAGAAGACAAGGTAATTGAAGAAGCCCCCCGAGCCGCACTGGGGATTGGCAATTAAGTAATCGCACCGGCTTTTGTAACCTTTGTGTTTGTGCAATCCAGCGCAAGACGTGGGAGTTCTCATGGTGCTGCTCAAATTATTCTGCACGGATCCTCCTCTGCCGTTTCCCGTACTACTGTAATCCGGTGATGAACTAAGAGCAACATGGGTTTCAGCAATTCGCCTCCGATTATGAACAGCCACAACCCCATCAATTTGATTGCTGCGTAAAGAAGCCAACTTGAAAGGCGGCGATCCCCAAAGAGAAGGATTTGCCTCGCGGAAGCAGAAGAGGAACAGTAGTAGCGCCGAAATTCCGTTAGCAATCCCGCGAAAACTGGAGCGGCGTCGACGGTAAAAGCCCTTCagatcttccatttttttttttgggtttcgCTCTTTATGCTCTCAGCA
The sequence above is a segment of the Diospyros lotus cultivar Yz01 chromosome 7, ASM1463336v1, whole genome shotgun sequence genome. Coding sequences within it:
- the LOC127805780 gene encoding cation/calcium exchanger 3-like, producing MEDLKGFYRRRRSSFRGIANGISALLLFLFCFREANPSLWGSPPFKLASLRSNQIDGVVAVHNRRRIAETHVALSSSPDYSSTGNGRGGSVQNNLSSTMRTPTSCAGLHKHKGYKSRCDYLIANPQCGSGGFFNYLVFFYCDCEKTSVVAYVVLAIWLVALFYLLGNTAADYFCFSLEKLSSLLKLPPTVAGVTLLPLGNGAPDVFASIAAFVGTDAGEVGLNSVLGGALFVTCVVVGTVSLCVAEQRVRINKRCFITDVCFLLFTLLSLLVILIVGELSVAGAVAFISIYVLYAFFVAANEVLKKYAHGLGLNPVTRLLLPVKSCAPSVGNVEDESSIHASLLQFGAENEVDVPLHETRLPHWILAANVAIYSNETVREESPKPLWGWNDDETPNDHPPSSPCSKLCAVLEMPLALPRRLTIPVVDEERWSKGYAVASAFLAPMFLAFLWNTRDGVGTQSGEIAYVIGASAGGVLGVLAIIYTIAEHPPEKFLFPWVLGGFFMSIIWFYIVATELVALLATLALIFGIPPSILGLTVLAWGNSMGDLTSNLALATNGRDGVQIAMSGCYAGPVFNTLVGLGISMLIGAWSNRPALYVIPKDQSLYFTIGFLVLALVWSLIVLPRKDMSPSKVLGVGLVIIYVAFLYFRLSIAMGALSLDDL